A window of Cellulomonas fimi contains these coding sequences:
- a CDS encoding LLM class flavin-dependent oxidoreductase: MTVTPSTHLGLDLSDAGAHPEAWRATGSEPHRLFDPERLGTLVATAQRATLDYVLFDDAFALHTSRNTTLRGRLDAALVSARLAPRSAGIGLVATVDTTHTEPFHVAKAIQTIDHVSRGRAAWQVGWSTTDEVAGAFGRKPAQDEADAVAEADEAVDVVRKLWDSWEDDAEIRDVPTGRFVDREKIHRIDHDGVRFAVRGSSITPRSPQGQPPVVVRVGSPSSLALAAHRADVVRIRPLDRGDAALQRAEVWAAAAAVGRDPDDLRVVADLFVVLGGTEHAARERLALLDALAAPGRRTHEGAAHVGTAADLAATIEDWTTTGAVDGFTLRPAALHTDVDGIADEVVPLLRDAGVFRDAYPGTTFRDTLGLARPVSRYATAIA; the protein is encoded by the coding sequence ACGCCGGCGCCCACCCCGAGGCCTGGCGCGCCACCGGCTCCGAGCCGCACCGCCTGTTCGACCCCGAGCGGCTCGGCACGCTCGTCGCGACCGCGCAGCGCGCGACGCTCGACTACGTCCTGTTCGACGACGCGTTCGCGCTGCACACCAGCCGCAACACGACGCTGCGTGGCCGCCTCGACGCCGCGCTCGTCTCCGCCCGGCTCGCGCCGCGGAGCGCCGGGATCGGGCTCGTCGCGACCGTCGACACGACCCACACCGAGCCGTTCCACGTCGCCAAGGCCATCCAGACCATCGACCACGTGAGCCGCGGGCGTGCCGCGTGGCAGGTCGGCTGGTCGACGACCGACGAGGTCGCCGGCGCGTTCGGCCGCAAGCCCGCGCAGGACGAGGCCGACGCGGTCGCGGAGGCCGACGAGGCCGTCGACGTCGTGCGCAAGCTCTGGGACAGCTGGGAGGACGACGCCGAGATCCGCGACGTCCCGACCGGCCGGTTCGTCGACCGCGAGAAGATCCACCGCATCGACCACGACGGCGTGCGGTTCGCCGTCCGCGGCTCGTCGATCACGCCGCGCTCGCCGCAGGGCCAGCCACCCGTCGTCGTGCGCGTCGGGTCGCCGTCGTCGCTCGCGCTCGCCGCGCACCGCGCCGACGTCGTGCGCATCCGGCCGCTGGACCGCGGGGACGCCGCGCTCCAGCGCGCCGAGGTGTGGGCCGCCGCGGCCGCGGTCGGGCGCGACCCCGACGACCTGCGGGTGGTCGCCGACCTCTTCGTGGTGCTCGGCGGGACCGAGCACGCCGCGCGCGAGCGGCTCGCGCTGCTCGACGCGCTCGCCGCGCCCGGCCGCCGGACGCACGAGGGTGCCGCGCACGTCGGGACGGCGGCCGACCTCGCGGCCACGATCGAGGACTGGACGACGACCGGCGCGGTCGACGGGTTCACGCTGCGCCCCGCCGCGCTGCACACCGACGTCGACGGGATCGCCGACGAGGTCGTCCCGCTGCTGCGCGACGCGGGTGTGTTCCGCGACGCCTACCCCGGCACGACGTTCCGGGACACGCTCGGCCTGGCGCGCCCCGTCAGCCGCTACGCGACCGCGATCGCCTGA
- a CDS encoding NtaA/DmoA family FMN-dependent monooxygenase (This protein belongs to a clade of FMN-dependent monooxygenases, within a broader family of flavin-dependent oxidoreductases, the luciferase-like monooxygenase (LMM) family, some of whose members use coenzyme F420 rather than FMN.), whose protein sequence is MTNRPRKQIHLGAHFPGVNSTTVWTEPDSGSQIDFASFEHLARKAEDARLDFFFLAEGLRLREHKGEIFDLDVVGRPDTLPVLAALAAVTDRLGLVGTINTTFNEPWEIARQFATLDVLSGGRAAWNLVTSSDAFTGANFRRGGFLPYAERYERAAELVAVARALWDSWDDDAVLGDRAAGAFLREGAVREVEHVGTHFQVRGTFPTPRGPQGHPVLFQAGDSADGRDFAAATADVVFSMHSTFEDGQAFYRDVKGRLAALGRTEESLKILPATTVVLGDTLADAQERARVIRRQQVSGPGAIAFLEQVWGVDLTSYDPEGPLPDVEPDVDNADITRGRVRHVKDPRPVVAQWRARAEAEGLSIRDLVIAVTSRGGFVGTPTQVADDIDRAVQEDASDGFILVPHLTPHGLDDVLDRVVPLLQERGSFRTEYSGPTLRDHLGLDRPVAGRTRTARLDQQPVG, encoded by the coding sequence ATGACGAACCGCCCCCGCAAGCAGATCCACCTCGGCGCGCACTTCCCGGGTGTCAACAGCACCACGGTGTGGACCGAGCCCGACTCCGGCAGCCAGATCGACTTCGCGTCGTTCGAGCACCTCGCCCGCAAGGCCGAGGACGCCCGTCTCGACTTCTTCTTCCTCGCCGAGGGCCTGCGCCTGCGCGAGCACAAGGGGGAGATCTTCGACCTCGACGTCGTCGGGCGCCCCGACACGCTGCCGGTGCTCGCCGCGCTGGCCGCGGTCACCGACCGGCTCGGGCTGGTCGGCACGATCAACACGACGTTCAACGAGCCGTGGGAGATCGCGCGGCAGTTCGCGACGCTCGACGTGCTGTCGGGCGGCCGTGCCGCGTGGAACCTCGTGACGTCGTCGGACGCGTTCACCGGCGCGAACTTCCGCCGCGGCGGGTTCCTCCCGTACGCCGAGCGGTACGAGCGGGCCGCCGAGCTCGTCGCGGTCGCCCGCGCGCTGTGGGACTCGTGGGACGACGACGCCGTGCTCGGCGACCGGGCGGCCGGGGCGTTCCTGCGCGAGGGAGCCGTGCGCGAGGTCGAGCACGTCGGCACGCACTTCCAGGTGCGCGGCACGTTCCCGACGCCGCGCGGGCCGCAGGGGCACCCGGTCCTGTTCCAGGCGGGCGACTCGGCCGACGGGCGCGACTTCGCGGCGGCCACCGCCGACGTCGTGTTCTCGATGCACTCGACGTTCGAGGACGGCCAGGCGTTCTACCGCGACGTCAAGGGCCGGCTGGCCGCGCTCGGTCGCACCGAGGAGTCGCTCAAGATCCTGCCCGCGACGACCGTCGTCCTCGGCGACACGCTCGCGGACGCGCAGGAGCGGGCCCGCGTCATCCGGCGCCAGCAGGTCTCCGGACCGGGTGCGATCGCGTTCCTCGAGCAGGTGTGGGGTGTCGACCTCACGTCCTACGACCCCGAGGGTCCGCTGCCGGACGTCGAGCCCGACGTCGACAACGCCGACATCACGCGCGGCCGGGTCCGGCACGTCAAGGACCCGCGTCCCGTCGTCGCGCAGTGGCGTGCCCGGGCCGAGGCCGAGGGGCTGTCGATCCGGGACCTCGTCATCGCCGTCACCTCGCGCGGCGGCTTCGTCGGGACGCCCACGCAGGTCGCCGACGACATCGACCGGGCCGTCCAGGAGGACGCGAGCGACGGCTTCATCCTCGTCCCGCACCTGACGCCGCACGGCCTCGACGACGTGCTCGACCGCGTCGTCCCGCTGCTGCAGGAGCGCGGCTCGTTCCGCACCGAGTACAGCGGCCCGACGCTGCGCGACCACCTCGGACTCGACCGGCCCGTCGCCGGCCGCACCCGCACCGCCCGCCTCGACCAGCAGCCCGTCGGCTGA
- a CDS encoding DUF1684 domain-containing protein, with translation MTDTAIRPAAAGADTDTAAREAWAAWHAERERALTAPHGWLTPVALLWLRAQRRTLPGVPGLWWADDRGAHVLAVDDDGLVDAADTTATLRGERSWEVVEDGSTVVARFLPPGRDPLAAPDDVEVVVELVRRTGRYALRLRDPQAATRARFTGVPTYPYDESWVRDAPVRWYDAPQRVVVGAAQPGLVHDATLVGEVDVARGGVTRTLRLVGTPGKDGVALIFSDEADDVAAWRVLHTARPAHGSPTIRLDLNRTLNLPYAFTDFGTCPSPVLGNHLPFAVEAGERAPRRAS, from the coding sequence ATGACCGACACCGCGATCCGCCCGGCCGCCGCCGGGGCGGACACCGACACCGCTGCGCGCGAGGCGTGGGCCGCCTGGCACGCCGAGCGGGAGCGCGCGCTGACCGCGCCGCACGGCTGGCTCACGCCCGTCGCGCTGCTCTGGCTGCGCGCGCAGCGCCGCACCCTGCCCGGCGTGCCCGGGCTGTGGTGGGCCGACGACCGCGGCGCGCACGTCCTCGCGGTCGACGACGACGGTCTCGTCGACGCGGCCGACACGACCGCGACGCTGCGCGGCGAACGCTCCTGGGAGGTCGTCGAGGACGGCTCGACGGTCGTCGCGCGCTTCCTTCCCCCCGGCCGCGACCCGCTCGCCGCGCCCGACGACGTCGAGGTCGTGGTCGAGCTGGTCCGGCGGACCGGGCGCTACGCGCTGCGGCTGCGCGACCCGCAGGCGGCGACGCGGGCCCGGTTCACGGGCGTCCCGACGTATCCCTACGACGAGTCCTGGGTGCGCGACGCGCCCGTGCGCTGGTACGACGCGCCGCAGCGGGTCGTCGTCGGCGCCGCGCAGCCCGGGCTCGTGCACGACGCGACGCTCGTCGGCGAGGTCGACGTGGCGCGCGGCGGCGTGACCCGGACGCTGCGGCTCGTGGGTACGCCCGGCAAGGACGGCGTCGCGCTGATCTTCTCGGACGAGGCCGACGACGTCGCGGCCTGGCGCGTGCTGCACACCGCCCGCCCGGCACACGGGTCCCCGACGATCCGCCTCGACCTCAACCGCACGCTCAACCTGCCGTACGCGTTCACGGACTTCGGCACGTGCCCCTCGCCCGTGCTGGGCAACCACCTGCCGTTCGCGGTCGAGGCGGGGGAGCGGGCACCGAGGAGGGCGTCGTGA
- a CDS encoding amino acid ABC transporter permease, with protein sequence MSTLDLRHDDVQRRVADVVPVPVAVPDGARVPAGTSARDELERLRVRPARHPGRWVATAAVAVLLAMVVSSLLSNDKWAWDVVGQYLTWPSVLEGLWGTVRLTAVAAVVGFGLGTVLALMRLSRSPLLQSVAWAYVWVFRSVPLILQLLLWYNLAYLYPTLSLGLPFGPSFTEFGTLDVVDKFGAAILGLGLSQAAYSSEIVRAGILGVDQGQHEAAAALGIPRARQQWRIVLPQAMRTIVPTSVNEIIGLVKGTSVVYVLAYGELFYTVGVIYGRNLQVVPLLLVAGIWYLVLTTALTIAQFYLERYYARGALRTLPPTPLQKARRAVRTSWTRIATRGGAA encoded by the coding sequence GTGAGCACCCTCGACCTGCGTCACGACGACGTGCAGCGACGCGTCGCGGACGTCGTCCCCGTCCCCGTCGCCGTGCCCGACGGTGCGCGCGTGCCCGCCGGGACGAGCGCGCGTGACGAGCTCGAACGCCTGCGCGTCCGGCCCGCTCGGCACCCCGGCCGGTGGGTCGCGACGGCCGCCGTCGCCGTCCTGCTCGCCATGGTCGTCAGCTCGCTGCTGTCGAACGACAAGTGGGCCTGGGACGTCGTCGGGCAGTACCTCACCTGGCCGTCCGTGCTCGAAGGGCTGTGGGGGACGGTCCGGCTGACCGCCGTCGCGGCCGTCGTCGGGTTCGGCCTCGGGACCGTGCTCGCACTCATGCGGCTGTCGCGCTCGCCGCTGCTGCAGTCCGTGGCCTGGGCCTACGTGTGGGTGTTCCGGTCCGTGCCGCTGATCCTGCAGCTGCTGCTCTGGTACAACCTCGCGTACCTCTACCCGACGCTGTCGCTCGGCCTCCCGTTCGGGCCCTCGTTCACCGAGTTCGGCACGCTCGACGTCGTCGACAAGTTCGGCGCCGCGATCCTCGGCCTCGGACTGTCGCAGGCCGCGTACTCCTCGGAGATCGTGCGCGCCGGCATCCTCGGCGTCGACCAGGGTCAGCACGAGGCCGCGGCCGCGCTCGGCATCCCGCGCGCCCGGCAGCAGTGGCGGATCGTCCTGCCCCAGGCCATGCGCACGATCGTGCCGACGTCGGTCAACGAGATCATCGGACTGGTCAAGGGCACGTCCGTCGTCTACGTCCTCGCGTACGGCGAGCTGTTCTACACGGTCGGCGTCATCTACGGGCGCAACCTCCAGGTCGTCCCGCTGCTGCTCGTCGCGGGCATCTGGTACCTCGTCCTCACGACGGCCCTCACGATCGCCCAGTTCTACCTGGAGCGGTACTACGCCCGGGGGGCGCTGCGGACCCTGCCGCCCACACCCCTGCAGAAGGCGCGGCGTGCCGTGCGGACGTCATGGACCCGGATCGCCACCCGGGGAGGTGCGGCATGA
- a CDS encoding amino acid ABC transporter ATP-binding protein, which yields MTATTVTARTGTTQPTGGLLEVHGVHKSYGTLEVLQGVDLVVRPGEVTVVIGPSGSGKSTLLRVINHLEKVDRGFVALDGDLIGYARRGDSLRELKEKDILRQRTQIGFVFQSFNLFPHLTALENVTEAPISAQGRPRAEVEAEALALLERVGLADKAHARPRQLSGGQQQRVAIARALATRPKVLLFDEPTSALDPELVGEVLDVIQDLAHGGTTIVLVTHEIAFARQIADTVVFMDGGRIVEQGPPAQVLDHPAHARTRAFLDKVL from the coding sequence ATGACCGCCACGACCGTGACCGCACGGACCGGCACGACGCAGCCGACCGGTGGGCTGCTCGAGGTGCACGGCGTGCACAAGTCCTACGGAACGCTCGAGGTGCTCCAGGGCGTCGACCTCGTGGTCCGGCCCGGCGAGGTGACCGTCGTCATCGGCCCGTCGGGCTCCGGGAAGTCGACGCTGCTGCGGGTGATCAACCACCTGGAGAAGGTGGACCGCGGGTTCGTCGCGCTCGACGGCGACCTCATCGGGTACGCCCGCCGTGGTGACTCGCTGCGCGAGCTCAAGGAGAAGGACATCCTGCGGCAGCGCACCCAGATCGGGTTCGTCTTCCAGTCCTTCAACCTGTTCCCGCACCTCACGGCGCTCGAGAATGTCACCGAGGCGCCGATCTCCGCCCAGGGCCGGCCGCGCGCCGAGGTCGAGGCGGAGGCGCTCGCCCTGCTGGAGCGCGTCGGCCTCGCCGACAAGGCCCACGCCCGCCCGCGCCAGCTCTCCGGAGGCCAGCAGCAGCGGGTCGCGATCGCGCGCGCCCTCGCGACCCGGCCCAAGGTGCTGCTGTTCGACGAGCCGACCTCCGCGCTCGACCCCGAGCTCGTCGGTGAGGTCCTCGACGTCATCCAGGACCTCGCGCACGGCGGCACGACCATCGTGCTCGTCACGCACGAGATCGCGTTCGCCCGGCAGATCGCGGACACCGTCGTCTTCATGGACGGCGGCCGGATCGTCGAGCAGGGCCCGCCCGCCCAGGTGCTCGACCACCCCGCCCACGCCCGGACCCGGGCGTTCCTCGACAAGGTCCTGTGA
- a CDS encoding ABC transporter substrate-binding protein: MTRTIGARRAPGRTRLLAAAVALPLLVTLAACSSSADAEEPAGGSDLAEAAEKAGLEVNTTADQDRIHTTESAEAIALLPDAYQDVDTLTVSVSAYVAPLAFLADDEKTPIGNETDIAQLIGDALGKKIEWEVKAWADWPLALQSGDVDASISNITVTEERKELYDFASYRVDQLGWLTRADSDLESITEPADIAGLTVAVGSGTNQEKILLAWDEQNKAAGLEPVTVEYFENDGDTILALQSGRIDVSFGPNATAAYKVRVSPDEFKVVGTLNGGWPNTAQIAAATLKGNGLSAAFTAALNHAIEDGSYAKVLERWGLQDEAIEKSEENPPGLPKTE; the protein is encoded by the coding sequence ATGACCCGCACGATCGGCGCACGCCGAGCCCCCGGACGCACGCGGCTCCTCGCCGCGGCCGTCGCCCTCCCGCTGCTCGTCACGCTCGCCGCCTGCTCGTCGAGCGCGGACGCGGAGGAGCCGGCCGGTGGCAGCGACCTCGCCGAGGCCGCGGAGAAGGCCGGCCTCGAGGTCAACACGACCGCCGACCAGGACCGCATCCACACGACCGAGTCGGCGGAGGCGATCGCGCTCCTGCCCGACGCCTACCAGGACGTCGACACGCTCACGGTGTCGGTGTCGGCGTACGTCGCGCCGCTCGCGTTCCTAGCGGACGACGAGAAGACGCCCATCGGCAACGAGACCGACATCGCGCAGCTCATCGGCGACGCGCTCGGCAAGAAGATCGAGTGGGAGGTCAAGGCGTGGGCCGACTGGCCGCTCGCGCTGCAGTCCGGCGACGTCGACGCGTCGATCTCCAACATCACCGTGACCGAGGAGCGCAAGGAGCTCTACGACTTCGCGTCGTACCGCGTCGACCAGCTCGGCTGGCTGACCCGCGCGGACTCCGACCTCGAGTCGATCACCGAGCCCGCCGACATCGCGGGCCTCACGGTCGCCGTCGGCTCCGGCACCAACCAGGAGAAGATCCTGCTGGCGTGGGACGAGCAGAACAAGGCCGCGGGCCTCGAGCCGGTCACGGTCGAGTACTTCGAGAACGACGGCGACACGATCCTCGCGCTGCAGTCCGGCCGCATCGACGTCTCGTTCGGCCCGAACGCGACGGCCGCCTACAAGGTGCGCGTCTCGCCCGACGAGTTCAAGGTCGTCGGCACGCTGAACGGCGGCTGGCCGAACACCGCGCAGATCGCCGCCGCGACGCTCAAGGGCAACGGCCTGTCGGCCGCCTTCACCGCGGCGCTCAACCACGCGATCGAGGACGGCTCCTACGCGAAGGTGCTCGAGCGCTGGGGCCTGCAGGACGAGGCGATCGAGAAGTCCGAGGAGAACCCGCCCGGACTGCCCAAGACCGAGTGA
- a CDS encoding FAD-dependent oxidoreductase, which translates to MSAAVDHVVVGGGVMGAAAAWQLARRGRDVVLLERFGPGHAHGASHGSGRIYRTTYAQADYLDLAQEALPLWSAVADEAGVPPVLKHTDGISHGGPAADEIAEALRARGVPARWVEPDEAAERWPGLRFETRVLHESRTAGRVHADRAVAALQAAARAHGGDVRHDTQVTGLVDVPGGVLVRTTTGEVVARSVVVAVGAWTQRLLTGAGAGLGDAAAVADGLPSLVVTQEQPAHFALRTAAPTPESWPVFTHQPLDPDGWPSGTYGLVDPVEGLKIGFHGVGPVTDPDRRTYQPEPGQLAQLRQYVRTWVPGADPDSFGPVSCTYTTTPDHDFVLDRRGRVVVAAGFSGHGFKFAPAVGRVLADLATEDPDGPTRATAARFALHRTAQPARS; encoded by the coding sequence ATGAGTGCAGCCGTGGACCACGTCGTCGTCGGCGGCGGCGTCATGGGCGCGGCCGCGGCCTGGCAGCTCGCCCGGCGCGGACGCGACGTCGTGCTGCTCGAGCGGTTCGGCCCCGGGCACGCGCACGGCGCGTCGCACGGCAGCGGCCGGATCTACCGCACGACCTACGCGCAGGCCGACTACCTCGACCTCGCGCAGGAGGCGCTGCCGCTGTGGTCGGCCGTGGCCGACGAGGCGGGCGTCCCGCCCGTGCTCAAGCACACCGACGGGATCAGCCACGGGGGTCCGGCGGCCGACGAGATCGCCGAGGCGCTGCGAGCACGCGGCGTGCCCGCGCGCTGGGTCGAGCCCGACGAGGCCGCCGAGCGGTGGCCCGGCCTGCGGTTCGAGACGCGCGTGCTGCACGAGAGCCGGACCGCCGGCCGGGTGCACGCCGACCGGGCGGTCGCGGCGCTGCAGGCGGCGGCCCGTGCGCACGGCGGCGACGTCCGGCACGACACGCAGGTCACCGGCCTGGTCGACGTCCCGGGCGGCGTCCTCGTCCGGACCACGACGGGCGAGGTCGTCGCGCGCAGCGTCGTCGTCGCCGTCGGTGCCTGGACGCAGCGTCTGCTGACGGGAGCGGGTGCCGGTCTCGGCGACGCGGCCGCGGTCGCCGACGGGTTGCCGTCGCTCGTCGTCACGCAGGAGCAGCCCGCGCACTTCGCGCTGCGCACCGCCGCGCCGACGCCCGAGTCGTGGCCCGTGTTCACGCACCAGCCGCTCGACCCCGACGGCTGGCCGAGCGGCACGTACGGGCTCGTCGACCCCGTCGAGGGGCTCAAGATCGGCTTCCACGGCGTCGGACCCGTGACAGACCCCGACCGGCGGACCTACCAGCCCGAGCCCGGCCAGCTCGCGCAGCTCCGGCAGTACGTGCGCACGTGGGTACCGGGCGCCGACCCCGACTCCTTCGGGCCCGTGTCCTGCACCTACACGACGACGCCCGACCACGACTTCGTGCTCGACCGGCGCGGCCGCGTGGTCGTCGCCGCGGGGTTCTCCGGGCACGGCTTCAAGTTCGCGCCCGCCGTCGGGCGGGTGCTCGCCGACCTCGCGACCGAGGACCCCGACGGGCCGACGCGTGCCACAGCCGCGCGGTTCGCGCTCCACCGCACCGCCCAGCCCGCCCGTTCCTGA
- a CDS encoding LLM class flavin-dependent oxidoreductase, protein MSPTTSARRVPLSILDLAVVADGATGQDAIRASLDLAVRADALGYRRFWFAEHHLAPGVASASPAVLAALTAERTRRIKVGSGAVLLSTTSPLIAAEQFGAIAALHPGRVDLGLGRAFTPPPASGGATAVAVTASAAVAAEDSVAADAPVAADAPVAAVVPVAAVVPVAPPRREPQPARDVDGLHVPAAPPLDRGDSALRERFLAQTRVIGASRTSGVFREELEVVLGLRAGTFRDADGRPYVSPPVEGADLDLWVLASSGGESARVAGELGLPLAANYHVSPSTVLETVEQYRSAFRPGVLDAPYVVVSADVLAAETDERAAELADGFADWVLSIRGGGGAAAYPRPGTGIRWEDRPQHERALLLDRVSTRFVGTAATVVERLEALQRATGADELLLTTEVHDPAARVRSFELIAQAWTAIAPDVAVDREPAAATV, encoded by the coding sequence ATGAGCCCCACCACCTCCGCCCGCCGCGTCCCGCTCTCGATCCTCGACCTCGCCGTCGTCGCCGACGGCGCGACCGGCCAGGACGCGATCCGCGCGAGCCTCGACCTCGCCGTGCGGGCCGACGCGCTCGGCTACCGCCGGTTCTGGTTCGCCGAGCACCACCTCGCGCCCGGGGTCGCGTCGGCGTCGCCCGCGGTGCTCGCGGCCCTCACGGCGGAGCGGACGCGGCGCATCAAGGTCGGGTCGGGCGCGGTGCTGCTCAGCACGACGAGCCCGCTCATCGCCGCCGAGCAGTTCGGCGCCATCGCAGCGCTGCACCCCGGGCGCGTCGACCTCGGCCTCGGCCGCGCGTTCACGCCCCCGCCGGCGTCGGGCGGTGCCACCGCGGTCGCCGTCACCGCGTCCGCGGCCGTCGCCGCGGAGGACTCGGTCGCCGCGGACGCGCCGGTCGCCGCGGACGCGCCGGTCGCCGCGGTCGTGCCGGTCGCCGCGGTCGTGCCGGTCGCGCCGCCGCGTCGCGAGCCGCAGCCTGCTCGCGACGTCGACGGGCTGCACGTCCCGGCGGCACCGCCGCTCGACCGCGGTGACTCGGCGCTGCGCGAGCGCTTCCTCGCGCAGACCCGCGTGATCGGGGCGAGCCGCACGTCGGGCGTCTTCCGCGAGGAGCTCGAGGTCGTGCTCGGGCTGCGCGCGGGGACGTTCCGCGACGCCGACGGCCGCCCCTACGTGAGCCCGCCCGTGGAGGGCGCGGACCTCGACCTGTGGGTGCTCGCGTCGAGCGGCGGCGAGAGCGCGCGCGTCGCCGGGGAGCTCGGGCTTCCGCTGGCGGCGAACTACCACGTCAGCCCGTCGACCGTGCTCGAGACCGTCGAGCAGTACCGCTCCGCGTTCCGGCCCGGCGTGCTCGACGCGCCGTACGTCGTGGTGTCCGCCGACGTGCTCGCCGCGGAGACCGACGAGCGCGCGGCTGAGCTCGCCGACGGGTTCGCGGACTGGGTGCTGTCGATCCGCGGCGGCGGTGGAGCGGCCGCCTATCCGCGTCCCGGAACCGGCATCCGCTGGGAGGACCGCCCGCAGCACGAGCGTGCGCTGCTGCTCGACCGGGTGAGCACGCGCTTCGTCGGCACCGCCGCGACCGTCGTCGAACGGCTGGAGGCGCTCCAGCGCGCCACCGGCGCCGACGAGCTGCTGCTGACCACCGAGGTGCACGACCCGGCGGCGCGGGTCCGCTCGTTCGAGCTGATCGCGCAGGCGTGGACCGCGATCGCACCGGACGTCGCCGTCGACCGCGAGCCTGCCGCCGCGACCGTCTGA
- a CDS encoding LLM class flavin-dependent oxidoreductase — MPVEFLGIATTSDASETSERTTAPFDRQYLERIVRTHEEYGWTRVLFAYGSSGPEPSALLAHAAARTETIELLLAHRPNVSYPTFAAKSFATLDQLSEGRLSVHFITGGNDHEQQREGDTLTKDERYARTREYIQVVKKAWASREAFDHSGEFYEFRDFVLDVTPYEGRTPTISFGGSSDAAYRVGAAEADIFAVWGEPLDRTAEQIARIHREAAAAGRTTPPRIHAAFRPIIAPTEELAWEKAHAILGRIEGRKAALGGSLSRRHPIDAPQNTGSQRLLEIAAQGERFDTALWTATAKATGGAGNSNALVGTPETVAQALLAYYDLGVRVISARGYDLLHDAADFGRYVIPLVREGVAERDAAASKAA; from the coding sequence GTGCCCGTCGAGTTCCTCGGCATCGCCACCACGAGCGACGCCTCCGAGACGTCCGAGCGCACCACCGCGCCCTTCGACCGCCAGTACCTCGAGCGGATCGTCCGCACGCACGAGGAGTACGGCTGGACGCGCGTGCTGTTCGCGTACGGGTCGTCGGGTCCGGAGCCGTCGGCGCTGCTCGCGCACGCCGCCGCGCGCACCGAGACGATCGAGCTGCTGCTCGCGCACCGGCCCAACGTCTCGTACCCGACGTTCGCCGCGAAGTCGTTCGCGACGCTCGACCAGCTCTCCGAGGGTCGGCTGTCGGTGCACTTCATCACGGGTGGCAACGACCACGAGCAGCAGCGCGAGGGCGACACGCTCACGAAGGACGAGCGGTACGCGCGCACCCGGGAGTACATCCAGGTCGTCAAGAAGGCGTGGGCCAGCCGGGAGGCGTTCGACCACTCCGGCGAGTTCTACGAGTTCCGTGACTTCGTCCTCGACGTGACGCCGTACGAGGGACGGACCCCGACGATCTCGTTCGGCGGCTCGTCGGACGCCGCGTACCGGGTCGGCGCGGCGGAGGCCGACATCTTCGCCGTCTGGGGCGAGCCGCTCGACCGCACCGCCGAGCAGATCGCGCGCATCCACCGCGAGGCCGCCGCCGCGGGTCGGACCACCCCGCCCCGCATCCACGCCGCGTTCCGGCCGATCATCGCGCCGACCGAGGAGCTCGCCTGGGAGAAGGCGCACGCGATCCTCGGGCGGATCGAGGGCCGCAAGGCCGCGCTCGGTGGCTCGCTCAGCCGTCGCCACCCGATCGACGCGCCGCAGAACACCGGGTCCCAGCGACTGCTGGAGATCGCCGCGCAGGGTGAGCGGTTCGACACCGCGCTGTGGACGGCCACCGCGAAGGCGACCGGCGGGGCGGGTAACTCCAACGCGCTCGTCGGGACGCCCGAGACCGTCGCGCAGGCGCTGCTCGCGTACTACGACCTCGGCGTCCGCGTGATCTCCGCGCGCGGGTACGACCTGCTGCACGACGCCGCCGACTTCGGTCGCTACGTCATCCCGCTCGTCCGCGAGGGGGTCGCCGAGCGCGACGCCGCCGCGTCGAAGGCCGCCTGA